One stretch of Flavobacterium sp. 9 DNA includes these proteins:
- a CDS encoding RNA polymerase sigma factor, translating to MNQIVFIELVNPFKDKVFRLAKRLLTSTEEAEDATQEVMVKLWNKKDNLDAYNNIEAVAMTMTKNYCLDQLKSKRAGNLKIVHNNFTDREPQLDKKLEDSDSLEWVEKIISQLPEQLQILIQLRDVEQYEFDEIAKIVNMNETAIRVALSRARKKIRESMVNTHSYGIR from the coding sequence ATGAACCAGATTGTGTTTATAGAATTAGTAAATCCTTTTAAAGACAAAGTTTTTCGTCTGGCAAAGCGATTGCTTACTAGTACCGAAGAAGCTGAAGATGCTACTCAGGAAGTAATGGTGAAATTATGGAATAAAAAAGACAATTTGGATGCATACAATAATATAGAAGCTGTTGCGATGACAATGACTAAAAATTATTGTCTGGATCAGCTAAAATCTAAAAGAGCAGGAAATCTTAAAATAGTTCATAACAATTTTACAGATCGGGAACCTCAATTAGATAAAAAGCTGGAAGATTCTGATAGTCTGGAATGGGTTGAGAAAATTATAAGTCAGTTGCCTGAACAACTTCAAATATTAATTCAGTTACGCGATGTTGAACAATATGAATTTGATGAAATAGCAAAAATTGTCAACATGAATGAAACGGCTATTCGGGTAGCACTTTCGAGAGCGAGAAAAAAAATACGAGAATCAATGGTTAATACACACAGTTATGGAATTAGATAA
- a CDS encoding S41 family peptidase encodes MKPILKSLLLLFLLAFSLQSCEDQDDVAAPADLQINNFIWKGLNQYYLWQADVPNLADNRFSNQEALNSFLRGYSTPENLFQNLLNKPISKFPKGQAIDRFSWIVDDYSVLEQELQGTSKNDGVDFRLSYKPGSTTELVGFVRYILPNSNASTKAIKRGDLFTGVNGTQLTASNYQALLGADSYTLNLASYDGNNVTPNGKTVSLAKTTLDENPIFINKVITSGSHKIGYLMYNGFYANYDAQLNAAFADLKAQGITDLVLDLRYNGGGSIQTATRLASMITGQFKDKIFAKIKWNTKVNAYYESEDAESLNDRFVDKMDGTPINSLNLSKIYVITTGGTASASELVINGLVPYITVIKVGETTVGKNVGSITVYDSPTFSKTNRNPNHKYAMQPLVLKIVNAADFGEYTDGLKPTIEQKELIGNLGTLGDPSEPLLSIAISNITGSTAKRTQLGNEKALQPFTDSKAMNGVKNQMYLEKAPEGLLRALK; translated from the coding sequence ATGAAACCAATTCTAAAAAGCCTATTACTGCTATTTTTACTTGCATTTTCTTTGCAATCTTGCGAAGATCAGGATGATGTTGCAGCTCCTGCTGATTTGCAAATCAACAATTTTATCTGGAAAGGATTAAATCAATATTATTTATGGCAAGCTGACGTACCTAATTTAGCTGATAATCGCTTTAGCAACCAAGAAGCTTTAAATTCATTTTTAAGAGGATATTCAACTCCTGAAAATTTATTTCAGAATTTACTAAATAAACCGATTAGCAAATTTCCAAAAGGTCAGGCAATTGATCGTTTTAGCTGGATTGTTGATGATTATAGCGTTTTAGAACAAGAACTTCAGGGAACTTCTAAGAATGATGGTGTTGATTTCAGGCTTAGCTATAAACCGGGAAGCACAACAGAACTTGTAGGTTTTGTGCGCTATATCCTTCCAAATTCTAATGCATCAACCAAAGCTATAAAACGTGGCGATTTGTTCACAGGAGTAAACGGAACTCAATTAACAGCTTCAAATTATCAAGCACTTTTAGGAGCTGATAGCTATACGCTTAATCTTGCTTCTTACGATGGAAACAATGTTACGCCAAATGGCAAGACGGTTTCTTTAGCAAAAACAACTTTAGACGAAAATCCTATTTTTATCAATAAAGTAATCACTTCTGGAAGTCATAAAATTGGATATTTGATGTATAACGGATTTTACGCCAATTATGACGCTCAGCTTAATGCGGCTTTTGCAGATTTAAAAGCTCAGGGAATTACCGATCTTGTTTTGGATTTAAGATATAACGGAGGTGGCTCTATTCAAACAGCAACACGTTTGGCTAGTATGATTACCGGACAATTTAAAGATAAAATTTTTGCTAAAATAAAATGGAATACAAAAGTAAATGCTTACTACGAAAGTGAAGACGCGGAATCACTTAATGACAGGTTTGTTGACAAAATGGACGGAACTCCAATTAACAGTCTGAATTTGAGCAAAATTTATGTTATTACTACAGGCGGAACCGCATCTGCAAGTGAATTAGTTATAAATGGTTTAGTACCATATATTACTGTTATTAAAGTAGGCGAAACAACTGTAGGTAAAAACGTAGGTTCAATTACAGTATATGATTCTCCAACTTTTAGCAAAACAAACAGAAATCCAAATCATAAATATGCGATGCAACCTTTGGTTTTAAAAATTGTAAATGCTGCAGATTTTGGTGAATACACTGATGGTCTAAAACCAACTATTGAACAAAAGGAACTTATTGGAAATTTAGGAACTTTAGGAGATCCTTCTGAGCCATTATTAAGTATTGCAATTTCAAACATTACTGGTTCAACAGCAAAAAGAACCCAGCTAGGAAACGAAAAAGCATTACAGCCTTTTACAGATTCTAAAGCAATGAATGGTGTCAAAAACCAAATGTATCTCGAAAAAGCTCCCGAAGGACTTTTAAGAGCATTAAAATAA
- a CDS encoding ABC-F family ATP-binding cassette domain-containing protein, producing MITVNDISVQFGGTTLFSDVSFAINENDKIALMGKNGAGKSTLLKIIAGQSKPSTGSISTPKDAVVAYLPQHLLTKDGSTVMEEASKAFGEIFKMKAEIDEINEQLTVRTDYESDAYMKLIERVSDLSEKFYAIEEVNYEAEVEKILVGLGFEREDFTRQTSEFSGGWRMRIELAKILLQKPDLILLDEPTNHMDIESIQWLEEFLINSAKAVVVISHDRAFVDNITNRTIEVTMGRIYDYKAKYSHYLELRKDRRIHQQKAYDEQQKMIADNRAFIDRFKGTFSKTDAVQSRVKMLEKLVIVQVDEVDNSALKLKFPPAARSGQYPVVVKELSKAYGDHVVFKDANIVIERGEKVAFVGKNGEGKSTMIKAIMKEIGIDEGSVEIGHNSQIGYFAQNQASLLDENATIFETIDAIAVGDIRTQIKNILGAFMFQGDDITKKVKVLSGGEKTRLAMIKLLLEPVNLLILDEPSNHLDMKTKDIIKDALRDFDGTLILVSHDRDFLDGLATKVFEFGNKRVKEHFEDVAGFLAHKKMDSMREIEK from the coding sequence ATGATTACAGTTAACGATATTTCGGTTCAGTTTGGTGGAACTACATTATTTAGCGATGTTTCTTTTGCTATAAATGAAAATGATAAAATTGCCCTTATGGGTAAAAATGGTGCGGGAAAATCGACACTTTTAAAAATAATTGCAGGTCAAAGCAAGCCTTCAACCGGAAGTATCTCTACTCCAAAAGATGCTGTAGTGGCTTATTTGCCTCAGCATTTGTTGACAAAAGATGGTTCTACTGTAATGGAAGAAGCATCAAAAGCTTTTGGTGAAATTTTTAAAATGAAAGCTGAAATCGATGAAATCAACGAGCAATTAACGGTTCGTACAGATTATGAAAGTGATGCTTACATGAAATTGATCGAAAGAGTTTCTGACTTAAGTGAGAAATTTTATGCAATCGAAGAAGTAAATTACGAAGCTGAAGTTGAAAAAATTCTTGTTGGTTTAGGATTCGAACGTGAAGATTTTACACGTCAGACTTCTGAATTTTCAGGAGGATGGAGAATGCGTATCGAATTGGCAAAAATCTTATTGCAAAAACCAGACTTGATTTTACTGGATGAGCCAACGAACCACATGGATATTGAAAGTATTCAATGGTTAGAAGAGTTTTTGATTAATTCGGCAAAAGCAGTTGTAGTAATTTCACACGATAGAGCGTTTGTAGATAATATTACGAATCGTACTATTGAGGTTACAATGGGAAGAATTTACGATTATAAAGCAAAATATTCTCATTATTTAGAATTAAGAAAAGACCGTCGTATTCACCAACAAAAAGCATACGATGAGCAACAAAAAATGATTGCTGACAACAGAGCTTTTATTGATCGTTTTAAAGGAACTTTCTCTAAAACAGATGCTGTTCAGTCTCGTGTTAAAATGCTTGAGAAGTTGGTAATTGTTCAGGTTGATGAAGTAGATAATTCGGCATTGAAATTGAAATTTCCACCAGCAGCACGTTCAGGACAATATCCTGTTGTGGTAAAAGAACTTTCTAAAGCTTATGGAGATCACGTAGTTTTTAAAGACGCTAATATTGTGATCGAAAGAGGAGAAAAAGTTGCTTTCGTAGGTAAAAATGGTGAAGGAAAATCGACAATGATCAAAGCGATCATGAAAGAAATTGGTATCGATGAAGGAAGTGTTGAAATTGGTCACAATTCTCAAATTGGATATTTTGCTCAAAACCAAGCTTCTTTGTTAGACGAAAATGCTACTATTTTTGAAACTATCGATGCGATTGCAGTTGGAGATATTCGTACTCAGATTAAAAATATTCTTGGAGCATTTATGTTTCAGGGAGATGATATTACTAAGAAGGTAAAAGTACTTTCCGGAGGAGAAAAAACACGTTTGGCAATGATTAAATTGTTGTTGGAGCCTGTTAACTTATTGATTCTGGATGAGCCTTCGAATCACCTTGATATGAAGACTAAAGATATTATTAAAGATGCATTACGTGATTTTGACGGAACTTTAATCTTGGTTTCTCACGATCGTGATTTCCTTGACGGATTAGCAACTAAGGTTTTTGAATTTGGAAACAAACGTGTGAAAGAGCACTTTGAAGATGTTGCCGGTTTCCTTGCTCACAAGAAAATGGATTCTATGAGAGAAATCGAAAAATAG
- a CDS encoding PepSY-like domain-containing protein yields MRTKLNLTICLIAGLIFGLSANAQKTVIKKEALPANAQAFLKTHFGSKKPSYILEDKEILSTEYKVQFDNKTEIEFDKKGNWKEVDAKDNKIPSSIIPKKIASYVKANFPKEKITKIELGSSGYETKLTNGLELKFNLKGDFTKIDK; encoded by the coding sequence ATGAGAACGAAATTAAACTTGACGATCTGTCTAATTGCAGGATTAATATTTGGACTTTCTGCAAATGCACAAAAAACCGTAATTAAAAAAGAAGCTTTACCGGCAAATGCTCAAGCTTTCTTAAAGACTCACTTTGGATCAAAAAAACCGAGCTACATACTGGAAGACAAAGAAATCCTCTCTACAGAATACAAAGTTCAATTTGATAATAAAACCGAAATCGAATTTGATAAAAAAGGAAACTGGAAAGAAGTAGACGCTAAAGACAATAAAATTCCGAGTTCTATTATTCCGAAAAAAATTGCTTCTTATGTAAAAGCAAATTTCCCTAAAGAAAAAATAACCAAAATAGAATTAGGATCTTCCGGTTACGAAACAAAACTTACCAATGGCTTAGAATTAAAATTCAATCTAAAAGGAGATTTTACTAAAATTGACAAATAA
- a CDS encoding GlmU family protein: protein MNYILFDGPVRNALLPFTFTRPVADILIGIMTIRQKWETRLGSTITTITEEYLSEKFPMVELEENVMINAAYLPNDTLAELVSNLTTNQAIFKGDDVIAFFTNENQEEVDFDSYEIIQYNDDCLTVEHTWDIFSKNDAAIREDFNYLTEDRKSQQIPKSVNVIAPENIFIEEEAKLEFVTLNASNGPIYIGKNSEIMEGTVIRGPFALCENAQVKLNAKVYGATTVGPGSRIGGEVKNSVLFANSNKGHDGFLGDSVLGEWCNIGADSNNSNLKNNYEEVKLWSYETEGFAKTGLQFCGLMMGDHSKCGINTMFNTGTVVGVSANIFGSGFPRNFVPSFSWGGAAGFTTYVTKKAFETARLVMGRRNIDFDETESAILEHIFEETKKWRKD from the coding sequence ATGAATTACATTCTTTTTGACGGTCCCGTCCGGAATGCTTTATTACCTTTTACTTTTACAAGACCAGTTGCGGATATACTAATTGGAATAATGACGATTCGCCAAAAATGGGAAACACGTTTAGGTTCGACTATAACTACAATTACTGAGGAATATTTATCAGAGAAATTTCCGATGGTAGAATTGGAAGAAAACGTAATGATTAACGCAGCGTATTTGCCAAATGATACTCTTGCAGAATTAGTTTCTAATCTAACAACAAATCAGGCGATATTTAAAGGCGATGATGTAATTGCTTTTTTTACAAATGAAAATCAGGAAGAAGTCGATTTTGATTCTTACGAAATAATCCAATACAACGATGATTGCTTAACAGTTGAACATACATGGGATATTTTCTCGAAAAATGATGCTGCAATTCGTGAGGATTTTAATTATTTAACAGAAGACAGAAAGTCGCAACAAATCCCAAAAAGCGTTAATGTTATTGCGCCCGAAAATATATTTATTGAGGAAGAAGCGAAATTAGAATTTGTTACCCTAAATGCTTCAAACGGACCTATATATATAGGTAAGAATTCTGAAATCATGGAAGGAACGGTAATTCGTGGACCTTTTGCTTTGTGTGAAAATGCTCAGGTAAAACTGAATGCAAAAGTTTACGGCGCAACTACGGTTGGTCCGGGATCAAGAATTGGAGGAGAAGTTAAAAATTCGGTTCTTTTTGCTAATTCGAATAAAGGGCACGATGGATTTTTAGGTGATTCTGTTTTGGGTGAATGGTGTAATATTGGAGCAGATAGCAACAATTCGAACCTGAAAAATAACTATGAAGAAGTAAAATTATGGAGCTACGAAACTGAAGGGTTTGCAAAAACCGGACTTCAATTTTGTGGTTTAATGATGGGGGATCATAGTAAATGCGGAATCAACACGATGTTTAATACCGGAACAGTAGTAGGAGTGAGCGCTAATATTTTTGGAAGTGGTTTTCCTCGCAATTTTGTTCCGAGTTTTTCTTGGGGTGGAGCAGCAGGTTTTACTACTTATGTAACCAAAAAAGCCTTTGAAACAGCAAGATTAGTTATGGGAAGACGAAACATAGATTTCGACGAAACAGAATCTGCAATCTTAGAGCATATTTTTGAGGAAACTAAAAAATGGAGAAAAGATTAA
- a CDS encoding type B 50S ribosomal protein L31, giving the protein MKKGIHPENYRLVAFKDMSNDEVFITKSTADTKETIEVDGVEYPVVKMEISRTSHPFYTGKSKLIDTAGRIDKFKTKYAKHVKN; this is encoded by the coding sequence ATGAAAAAAGGAATTCACCCAGAAAATTACAGATTAGTTGCATTTAAAGACATGTCAAATGACGAAGTTTTTATCACTAAATCTACTGCAGATACAAAAGAAACAATTGAAGTTGACGGAGTTGAGTATCCAGTTGTAAAAATGGAGATTTCTAGAACATCTCACCCTTTTTATACTGGTAAATCTAAACTTATCGATACTGCAGGACGTATTGATAAATTCAAAACTAAATATGCAAAACACGTTAAAAACTAA
- a CDS encoding DUF4199 domain-containing protein codes for MINEVIKKNGITYGVMIGIASALITATIYAVDLNLFTAWWMGLLGIAISLTISIILLSKTKKELNGVFSFKDAFTTYFIAAVIGILISTFFNIILFNVIDPSAKDTLSELMIKYTVGMMQKFGTPASAINETIAKMKLSNPYSALELLKGSVFAIVISAIFGLIFAAFFKSKSTQE; via the coding sequence ATGATTAATGAAGTTATAAAAAAGAACGGGATTACTTATGGTGTAATGATTGGAATTGCATCTGCTTTAATAACTGCTACTATCTATGCGGTTGATCTAAATTTGTTCACAGCGTGGTGGATGGGATTATTAGGCATCGCTATTAGCTTGACTATTTCTATCATTTTACTTTCTAAAACAAAGAAAGAATTAAACGGTGTTTTTAGTTTTAAAGATGCTTTTACTACTTATTTTATTGCAGCAGTAATCGGAATTCTGATTTCAACTTTTTTTAATATTATTTTATTTAATGTTATCGACCCAAGTGCGAAAGACACTTTAAGCGAATTAATGATAAAATATACCGTTGGAATGATGCAAAAATTTGGAACTCCAGCTTCTGCAATTAATGAAACTATTGCTAAAATGAAGCTAAGTAATCCATATTCTGCTCTGGAACTATTAAAAGGTTCTGTTTTTGCCATCGTTATTAGTGCAATTTTCGGTTTAATTTTCGCAGCATTTTTTAAAAGCAAATCTACACAAGAATAA
- a CDS encoding glycosyltransferase family 2 protein — MNLSILIPLLNEEESLQELYSWIIKVMQSNNYSYEIIFVDDGSTDNSWNIIEGFSKENSNVKGIRFMKNFGKSQALHAGFAKAQGDVIITMDADLQDSPDEIPGLYEMITAQKFDLVSGWKKKRYDSVVAKNLPSKLFNWAARKTSGVELNDFNCGLKAYKNTVVKNIEVSGEMHRYIPVLAKNAGFNKIGEKVVIHQARKYGETKFGMERFINGFLDLITIWFLSRFGKRPMHLFGAMGSLMFIIGFLLAGYIGVSKLYHMYNGMKYSLITSNPWFFIALTTMILGTQLFLAGFLGEIILRTKSNEARYKVAREVNF; from the coding sequence ATGAATTTATCTATACTTATACCACTTCTAAATGAAGAGGAATCACTACAAGAACTCTATTCGTGGATTATTAAAGTGATGCAATCTAATAATTACTCGTATGAAATCATTTTTGTAGATGATGGTAGTACAGATAATTCCTGGAATATTATTGAAGGCTTTTCTAAGGAAAATTCCAATGTAAAAGGAATTCGATTCATGAAAAACTTTGGTAAATCACAAGCGCTGCATGCTGGTTTTGCTAAAGCACAAGGTGATGTGATTATTACTATGGACGCCGATTTGCAGGATAGTCCGGATGAGATTCCTGGATTGTATGAAATGATTACAGCTCAGAAATTTGATTTGGTTTCTGGTTGGAAAAAGAAACGTTACGATTCTGTAGTGGCAAAAAATCTTCCTTCGAAATTATTTAATTGGGCTGCCAGAAAAACTTCGGGAGTTGAATTGAATGATTTTAATTGCGGATTAAAAGCGTACAAAAACACAGTTGTAAAAAACATAGAAGTTTCGGGCGAAATGCATCGATACATTCCGGTTTTGGCAAAAAATGCCGGTTTTAACAAAATTGGAGAAAAAGTTGTTATTCACCAGGCTCGTAAATATGGTGAGACTAAATTTGGAATGGAGCGTTTTATAAACGGTTTTCTGGATTTAATCACAATTTGGTTTTTATCCCGATTCGGAAAAAGACCAATGCACTTATTTGGCGCAATGGGTTCGTTAATGTTTATTATCGGATTTTTATTAGCAGGTTATATTGGAGTTTCAAAATTATACCATATGTATAACGGAATGAAATATAGCTTAATAACCAGTAATCCATGGTTCTTTATTGCTTTGACAACTATGATTTTAGGAACTCAGTTATTCCTGGCAGGTTTTCTTGGTGAGATTATTTTGAGAACTAAAAGCAACGAAGCACGTTATAAAGTAGCCCGAGAGGTTAATTTTTAA
- a CDS encoding phospho-sugar mutase: MNIAPNILNAVNEWLTPTFDNETQAAVKELITTSPKELEESFYKNLEFGTGGMRGVMGVGDNRINKYTLGKNTQGLSDYMHEVFPNQPLKVVIAYDCRHNSNTLAKVVADVFSANGIHVYLFSDLRPTPELSFALKYLGCQCGIVLTASHNPPEYNGYKVYWEDGGQIVPPQDAAIINVIENLGYDKIKFNANESLIQYIDTEIDKAFVKSSIENASFNTPAEAKDNLQIVFTSLHGTSIKSVPDTLSQAGYKNVHIVPEQAIPDGNFPTVKSPNPEEPEALTMALALADKTNSDIVVGTDPDCDRLGVAVRNNDGKMILLNGNQTMILMTSFLLKQWKKAGKINGKQFVGSTIVSTPMMMELATSYGVECKVGLTGFKWIAKMIKDFPELEFIGGGEESFGFMVGDAVRDKDAVAATLLICEVAAQAKAAGSSVYKELLQLYVENGFYKEHLVSLTKKGMEGLQEINQMMIDLRENPLKEISGQRVIMVEDYQSSIALNLLTGEESTMDIPKSNVLIYYTEDGSKICARPSGTEPKIKFYISVNAELDSVENFDAAESFLDEKIQSIIAGMQLK, encoded by the coding sequence ATGAATATAGCACCTAATATTTTGAATGCTGTAAACGAATGGTTGACACCTACATTTGACAACGAAACTCAAGCTGCGGTTAAGGAATTAATAACGACTTCGCCTAAGGAACTTGAAGAAAGTTTTTATAAAAATCTGGAATTTGGAACTGGCGGAATGCGCGGTGTTATGGGCGTTGGAGATAATAGAATCAACAAATATACACTTGGAAAAAACACGCAGGGATTGTCAGACTACATGCATGAAGTTTTTCCAAATCAACCTTTAAAAGTTGTTATTGCTTACGATTGCCGTCATAATAGTAATACATTGGCAAAAGTTGTTGCTGATGTTTTTTCTGCAAACGGGATTCATGTTTATTTATTCTCGGATTTGCGTCCAACTCCTGAATTATCATTTGCTCTTAAATATTTAGGTTGTCAATGCGGAATCGTATTAACGGCATCCCACAATCCACCTGAATATAATGGTTACAAAGTATATTGGGAAGATGGCGGACAAATCGTTCCTCCTCAGGATGCGGCAATTATCAACGTAATCGAAAATCTGGGTTACGATAAAATTAAATTTAATGCTAACGAAAGCCTTATTCAATATATCGATACCGAAATTGATAAAGCTTTTGTGAAGTCATCTATTGAAAACGCAAGTTTTAATACTCCGGCTGAAGCCAAAGACAACTTACAGATTGTTTTTACTTCATTGCACGGAACTTCTATAAAATCTGTTCCTGACACTTTATCACAAGCAGGGTACAAAAATGTACACATTGTACCGGAACAAGCAATTCCTGATGGGAATTTCCCAACTGTAAAATCTCCAAATCCTGAAGAGCCTGAAGCTTTGACAATGGCTTTGGCTTTGGCCGATAAAACAAACTCGGATATTGTGGTTGGAACTGATCCTGATTGCGATCGTCTTGGTGTTGCTGTTAGAAATAACGACGGCAAAATGATTTTGCTTAACGGAAATCAAACCATGATTTTAATGACTTCTTTTTTATTAAAACAATGGAAAAAAGCCGGAAAAATTAATGGAAAACAATTCGTAGGTTCTACCATTGTTTCTACTCCAATGATGATGGAATTAGCGACAAGTTATGGTGTTGAATGCAAAGTTGGTTTAACCGGATTTAAATGGATCGCCAAAATGATTAAAGATTTCCCGGAACTCGAATTTATTGGAGGTGGCGAAGAAAGCTTTGGTTTTATGGTTGGTGACGCCGTGAGAGATAAAGACGCTGTTGCTGCTACCTTATTAATATGCGAAGTTGCTGCTCAGGCAAAAGCTGCCGGAAGTAGTGTTTATAAAGAACTTTTGCAACTTTATGTTGAAAATGGTTTCTATAAAGAACACTTGGTTTCTTTGACCAAAAAAGGAATGGAAGGTTTACAGGAAATTAATCAAATGATGATTGATTTACGTGAAAATCCTCTAAAAGAAATCAGCGGACAACGTGTTATTATGGTTGAAGATTATCAATCATCAATTGCATTGAATTTATTGACTGGCGAAGAATCTACAATGGATATTCCGAAATCAAATGTGTTGATTTATTATACTGAAGATGGTTCAAAAATTTGCGCCAGACCAAGTGGAACTGAGCCAAAAATCAAATTCTACATTAGTGTAAATGCAGAATTAGATTCAGTTGAAAATTTTGACGCTGCAGAAAGTTTCTTAGACGAAAAAATTCAAAGTATTATTGCAGGAATGCAATTGAAATAA